One genomic segment of Caldimonas brevitalea includes these proteins:
- a CDS encoding SET domain-containing protein produces the protein MVSLASNPQKFKVKVQPSLIDGTGVFADEAIPPYKKIGELRGESISVAEARRRAKRQQRIMIVEVSDKRAIDASGSSDPMRFTNHSCAPNTVLRIRQGRVEFYALRAIVPGEELTANYGETHHEGRLTCRCGAPNCVGSL, from the coding sequence ATGGTCAGTCTTGCCAGCAATCCCCAGAAGTTCAAGGTCAAAGTACAGCCGAGCCTGATCGACGGCACCGGCGTTTTCGCCGACGAGGCGATCCCGCCGTACAAGAAGATCGGCGAGTTGCGCGGGGAGTCCATCAGCGTCGCCGAGGCGCGGCGGCGCGCCAAGCGGCAGCAGCGCATCATGATCGTCGAGGTGTCGGACAAGCGTGCCATCGACGCGTCCGGCTCGAGCGACCCGATGCGGTTCACCAACCATTCGTGCGCGCCGAATACCGTGCTGCGCATCCGGCAAGGCCGGGTCGAGTTCTATGCCCTGCGCGCGATCGTGCCGGGCGAGGAGCTGACGGCGAACTACGGCGAAACCCACCACGAAGGGCGCTTGACGTGCCGCTGCGGTGCGCCAAATTGCGTCGGCAGCCTGTGA
- a CDS encoding LuxR family transcriptional regulator, with protein MELTAREEPHGPPPWRRDSGVLRSPLHDGGMSGASDTLEPYLARRQPASGDAGGVLLYSESDLLLHDAPQRTGSLPGLVNELLAQPSSADRVRLVRRLLHGLGFEWLAYGTAGIQRGRAIPRSFLTTYGHPVWTEHYFRERYYEMDPRHYDAPSSSLPLVWDLDDIAASARTQPGSSRARRFLNDFGDSGIRSGVFFSVASPDMPHERTVISLMSSAPQRGWIVDSVLGQALTLGLSVHEFLSRHVHRSVFASGPRAELSALQRDILECLIGGQSDKQIAHRLSLSSHTVDYHLRQLRRRFSVRNRVQLVNAAIEAAAADRIHQRMQVRA; from the coding sequence ATGGAATTGACCGCACGCGAGGAGCCTCACGGCCCGCCACCGTGGCGCCGGGACTCAGGGGTACTGCGCAGCCCGCTGCACGATGGCGGGATGTCCGGCGCCAGCGACACGCTTGAACCTTATCTCGCCCGCCGGCAGCCCGCGTCGGGCGATGCCGGGGGCGTGTTGCTCTATTCGGAGTCGGACTTGTTGTTGCACGATGCGCCGCAACGCACCGGCTCGCTGCCCGGCCTGGTCAACGAGCTGCTCGCGCAGCCCTCCAGCGCCGACCGGGTGCGCCTGGTGCGCCGGCTGTTGCACGGGCTGGGTTTCGAGTGGCTCGCCTATGGCACGGCAGGCATCCAGCGCGGCCGCGCGATACCCCGCAGCTTTTTGACGACCTACGGCCACCCGGTGTGGACAGAGCACTACTTCCGGGAGCGCTATTACGAAATGGATCCGCGCCACTACGACGCCCCGTCGTCCAGTCTGCCGCTGGTCTGGGACCTCGACGACATCGCCGCCAGCGCCCGGACGCAACCGGGCAGCTCGAGGGCGCGCAGGTTCTTGAACGACTTTGGTGACAGCGGCATCCGCAGTGGTGTGTTCTTCAGCGTGGCGTCGCCTGACATGCCGCACGAGCGCACCGTGATCAGCCTGATGTCGAGCGCGCCGCAGCGTGGGTGGATCGTCGACAGCGTGCTGGGTCAGGCGCTGACGCTGGGGCTGAGCGTGCACGAATTCTTGTCGCGCCACGTGCATCGCTCGGTGTTTGCGTCGGGGCCGCGGGCCGAACTCTCGGCGCTGCAGCGCGACATCCTGGAGTGCCTGATCGGAGGGCAGAGCGACAAGCAAATCGCCCACCGGCTGAGCCTGTCGTCGCACACCGTGGACTACCACCTGCGGCAGTTGCGGCGCCGTTTTTCGGTGCGCAATCGGGTCCAGCTCGTCAATGCGGCGATCGAGGCGGCGGCGGCCGACCGCATCCACCAGCGTATGCAAGTGCGCGCCTGA
- a CDS encoding DUF1993 domain-containing protein — MTLSPSLYQVALAPYIRGLQTLARLLDKAAEHAGRQGLDEATLVARRLHPEMFPLSRQVEILTSAARGTAARLARRLASHDTSPDHAVFNRGHDDEFGKPPPSSFLELQALIQEALAYLATVSASEVDDAAPVSVTVAKAGHVRQFDTQDFVLAYVLPNLYFHLTVVYALLRSAGVPLGKADYQGTPPYTLLTGMPADTPPA; from the coding sequence ATGACGCTGTCGCCTTCGCTCTACCAAGTCGCCCTGGCTCCCTACATCCGGGGCCTGCAGACCCTCGCCCGCCTGCTGGACAAGGCCGCCGAACACGCCGGCCGACAAGGCCTGGACGAGGCCACGCTGGTCGCCCGCCGCCTGCACCCCGAGATGTTTCCGCTGTCGCGCCAGGTCGAGATCCTGACCTCGGCCGCCCGCGGCACCGCGGCACGCCTGGCGCGCCGCCTGGCCAGCCACGACACCTCACCCGATCATGCCGTGTTCAACCGGGGCCACGACGACGAGTTCGGCAAGCCGCCCCCCTCGTCCTTCCTCGAACTGCAGGCGCTGATCCAGGAAGCCCTGGCCTACCTCGCCACCGTGTCGGCCAGCGAGGTGGACGATGCGGCACCCGTGTCGGTCACGGTCGCGAAGGCCGGCCACGTGCGTCAGTTCGACACCCAGGACTTCGTGCTCGCCTACGTCCTGCCCAACCTCTATTTCCACCTGACGGTGGTGTACGCGCTGCTGCGCTCGGCCGGCGTGCCCCTCGGCAAAGCCGACTACCAGGGCACGCCACCCTATACGTTGCTAACCGGCATGCCGGCCGACACGCCCCCCGCCTGA
- a CDS encoding ATP-binding protein, whose protein sequence is MTAPRRWALDRVRTRLLAAFGLLLLAAISLAAVGWLGMRHAQRAVAGFEDELMPNLADALELAERTTQLAAIAPRITEWRDSDGVESDRLRAEQLLGQIRHHALDLQATGEFGALLARLEDEVRRDLAQLVALTRQKVELQRRLDAQMRRLEQLGDELHRPRAAAGRVDPSLAAVWSSLVLAVATDSAAALGSLEADVEASLLSVQRRDVLSAYPPRTAQTVMALASGADAVLALRRSMLELERSSAYLVVLMRANATELGDAVSRYVGGLQATARERSEAIRRSVRVGETGMLLVALACLGIAAGAAGYVRRLVGQIENITAVMSRLAQGDTAQPTPATRRRDELGALARTFEVFRDALLAKQRLVHDLHAQNEMIAAVHSSMTDALAVFDPDHRLLLWNPQLTQLLEPHGVRPSLGLSAARLLAGLPAGTTWAAPGQTARRPLSRRERIAFAGYDHVELQLPGGQVLDTRTRRVPGTGAVMLVTDLSARRAVESQLQHAQKMEVLGQLTGGVAHDFNNYLGTILGTLPLLEAELPSGSPAQARLARIRRAATGAAAQTRRLLAFARRQPLQAEVVPVDEAIEEMRDLIEYSAGPQVQVDLALGAGDACVEIDRGQLENALLNLVLNSGAAMPTGGRLTVQSEADPQQVRLRIEDSGCGIPEGVLGKVFEPFFTTKAPGEGSGLGLSTVYGFVKQSGGDIRIESQADAGTTVWLTFRRLPRPAAVQPDPVPGQPLPGLAGLTVLVVDDDDSLRETVTEMLQAAGARPLAAASGETALTALQQHEGVGLVLSDVCLGAGMDGWRLRQIVQSRHPALPIGLMSGLGPEGWQSPPPEHAAVPVLHKPFDLRTLLHWLGGLLPATGQPAAVGYRPD, encoded by the coding sequence ATGACCGCCCCCCGCCGCTGGGCACTCGACCGGGTGCGCACCCGCCTGCTGGCCGCCTTCGGCCTGCTGCTGCTCGCCGCCATCAGCCTCGCCGCAGTCGGCTGGCTCGGCATGCGCCACGCGCAGCGTGCGGTCGCCGGCTTCGAGGACGAGCTCATGCCCAACCTGGCCGACGCGCTGGAGCTGGCGGAGCGCACCACCCAGCTCGCCGCGATCGCACCGCGCATCACCGAGTGGCGCGACAGCGACGGTGTGGAGTCCGACCGGTTGCGTGCCGAGCAGTTGCTCGGACAGATCCGCCACCATGCGCTCGACCTGCAGGCCACCGGCGAGTTCGGCGCGCTGTTGGCCCGCCTCGAAGACGAGGTGCGGCGCGACCTGGCGCAACTGGTCGCGCTGACACGTCAGAAGGTGGAGCTGCAGCGTCGCCTGGATGCGCAGATGCGCCGGCTCGAGCAGCTGGGCGATGAGTTGCACCGCCCGCGCGCCGCTGCCGGCCGCGTCGACCCCTCGCTGGCGGCGGTCTGGTCGAGCCTGGTGCTGGCGGTGGCCACCGACAGCGCGGCTGCCTTGGGCAGCCTCGAAGCGGATGTCGAAGCCTCGCTGCTGTCCGTGCAGCGGCGCGACGTGTTGTCGGCCTACCCGCCCCGCACCGCGCAAACGGTCATGGCCCTGGCCAGCGGTGCGGATGCCGTGCTGGCCTTGCGCCGTTCGATGCTCGAACTGGAGCGCAGCAGTGCCTATCTGGTGGTGCTGATGCGCGCCAATGCCACCGAGCTGGGCGATGCGGTGTCGCGCTACGTCGGCGGGTTGCAGGCGACCGCGCGCGAGCGCAGCGAGGCGATCCGACGCTCGGTGCGCGTGGGCGAAACCGGCATGTTGCTGGTGGCACTCGCCTGCCTGGGCATCGCGGCCGGTGCCGCCGGCTACGTGCGCCGGCTGGTCGGACAGATCGAGAACATCACCGCGGTGATGTCGCGGCTGGCACAAGGCGACACGGCCCAGCCGACCCCGGCGACCCGGCGCCGCGACGAACTCGGCGCGCTGGCCCGCACTTTCGAGGTGTTCCGCGACGCCCTGCTCGCCAAACAGCGTCTGGTGCACGACCTGCACGCTCAAAACGAAATGATCGCGGCGGTGCACAGCAGCATGACCGACGCCCTCGCGGTGTTCGACCCCGACCACCGGCTGCTGCTGTGGAACCCGCAGCTGACCCAGCTGCTCGAGCCGCATGGTGTACGCCCGTCCCTCGGCCTGTCGGCGGCGCGCCTGCTGGCCGGCCTGCCGGCCGGCACCACCTGGGCGGCGCCCGGGCAGACCGCGCGGCGGCCGCTGTCGCGCCGCGAGCGGATTGCCTTCGCCGGCTATGACCATGTCGAGCTGCAGCTGCCGGGCGGCCAGGTGCTCGACACCCGCACCCGTCGCGTGCCGGGCACCGGCGCCGTGATGCTGGTCACCGACCTGAGCGCCCGCCGCGCGGTGGAATCGCAGCTGCAGCACGCGCAGAAGATGGAGGTGCTCGGCCAGCTGACCGGCGGTGTCGCGCACGACTTCAACAACTACCTGGGCACCATCCTCGGCACACTGCCGCTGCTCGAGGCCGAGCTGCCGAGCGGCTCGCCCGCGCAGGCGCGCCTTGCGCGCATCCGGCGGGCTGCCACCGGCGCCGCCGCCCAGACCCGCCGGCTGCTCGCCTTCGCGCGGCGGCAACCGTTGCAGGCCGAGGTGGTGCCCGTCGACGAGGCGATCGAGGAGATGCGCGACCTGATCGAGTACAGCGCCGGGCCGCAAGTGCAGGTCGACCTGGCGCTGGGGGCCGGCGATGCCTGCGTCGAGATCGACCGGGGCCAGCTCGAGAACGCCCTCCTCAACCTGGTCCTGAACAGCGGCGCGGCCATGCCCACCGGCGGCCGGCTGACGGTGCAAAGCGAAGCCGACCCGCAGCAGGTTCGCCTGCGCATCGAGGACAGCGGCTGTGGCATCCCCGAAGGTGTGCTCGGCAAGGTGTTCGAGCCGTTCTTCACCACCAAGGCCCCCGGAGAAGGCAGCGGCCTGGGCCTGTCGACCGTCTACGGATTCGTCAAACAGTCGGGCGGTGACATCCGCATCGAAAGCCAGGCGGACGCCGGCACGACGGTCTGGCTGACGTTTCGGCGGCTGCCGCGCCCCGCCGCCGTGCAGCCTGACCCGGTACCCGGCCAGCCCTTGCCCGGCCTGGCGGGGCTCACCGTGCTGGTGGTCGACGACGACGACAGCCTGCGCGAGACGGTGACCGAGATGCTGCAGGCGGCAGGTGCCCGCCCGCTAGCCGCGGCGAGCGGCGAGACGGCGTTGACGGCCTTGCAGCAGCACGAAGGGGTCGGCCTGGTCTTGTCGGACGTCTGCCTGGGCGCCGGCATGGATGGCTGGCGGTTGCGGCAAATCGTGCAAAGCCGCCATCCCGCGCTGCCCATCGGCCTGATGTCCGGCCTCGGCCCCGAGGGCTGGCAATCGCCGCCGCCGGAGCACGCGGCGGTGCCGGTGCTGCACAAGCCGTTTGACCTGCGCACCCTGCTGCACTGGCTGGGCGGCTTGCTGCCCGCCACAGGTCAACCCGCCGCTGTCGGCTATCGACCGGACTGA
- the ligD gene encoding DNA ligase D, translating to MGRDHPLSAYHAKRDFAHTPEPAGEKRVAKRRGKAVQPALQFVIQRHHARRLHYDFRLEWGGTLKSWAVPRGPSLDPDIQRLAVEVEDHPLDYAGFEGTIPKGHYGAGDVAIWDRGEWIPEGDAEEGLRRGKLHFELRGTRLHGAWVLFRLAGEGDQWMLRKRRDQHARIGDGDAVLHDPPEAEAPPAPAPAPVAAKSPRSSAASSRRRRVPVPEFVEPQLATLVDRPPVSDAWVYEIKYDGYRMLVRCDGRQVRLFSRNGIEWTERLPSLVQRLSALQSHSGWLDGEIVVMDEHGHTDFHALQATLDSGAPQVEYVVFDVPWWDGEDLRDRPLSHRLQALDEIFAALPAQPGLSRSKPLDPGYVGQAVLQAACQLGLEGLIGKRLDAPYRSGRSPHWIKLKCRSEQEVVIGGYTEPRGSRGHLGALLVGVWGKDGQLDYAGRVGSGFDQAGLQAMRERLAPDETARCPFRSKPSLPGAPTVHWVEPVHVVQVRYASWTQEGLLRQASFVGVREDKPVRKVVRELPQTVAQEDTPMRPSATRLAGRPASPAATAARASLRRSGASSDPKANSVGGVRVTHPERLVFSVPRITKLEVVRYHEDIGEYLLPHLAARPLSLLRCPQGTGGECFFQKHVETTLPSGVESVEVPASDGTDTLVMVNSVEGIVALAQYGNVEFHTWGARAPRPDRPDRITMDLDPDPDLPWAQVVEAAQLTRVLLEELGLAAFLKTTGGKGLHIVTPIKATRSWDEVKAFTKGLASRLASVAPQRFTARLSKSSRGGRIFIDYLRNGRGATAVASYSLRAREGAPVSVPLHWDELSAKKDVRAEHFNLRNAVARAPESETAWQDYAAQRRTLTVKMFRALGVDPGSAES from the coding sequence ATGGGCCGCGACCATCCCCTGTCGGCCTACCACGCCAAGCGGGACTTCGCGCACACGCCCGAACCCGCCGGTGAAAAGCGCGTCGCGAAACGGCGCGGCAAGGCCGTTCAGCCCGCCCTGCAGTTCGTCATCCAGCGCCACCATGCACGGCGACTGCACTACGACTTCCGGCTCGAATGGGGTGGCACCCTGAAGAGCTGGGCGGTGCCGCGCGGACCCAGCCTGGACCCCGACATCCAGCGCCTCGCGGTCGAGGTCGAGGACCATCCGCTCGACTACGCCGGCTTCGAGGGCACGATCCCGAAGGGCCACTACGGTGCCGGCGACGTCGCCATCTGGGACCGTGGCGAGTGGATACCCGAAGGCGACGCCGAGGAGGGTCTGCGCCGCGGCAAGCTGCACTTCGAACTGCGCGGCACCCGGTTGCACGGCGCCTGGGTGCTGTTCCGCCTGGCGGGCGAAGGCGATCAATGGATGCTGCGCAAGCGGCGCGACCAGCATGCGCGCATCGGCGACGGCGACGCGGTGTTGCACGACCCGCCCGAGGCCGAGGCCCCGCCTGCGCCGGCCCCTGCCCCGGTGGCCGCCAAATCACCGCGCAGCAGCGCAGCGTCGAGCCGTCGCCGCCGCGTCCCGGTGCCCGAGTTCGTCGAACCGCAACTGGCCACGCTGGTCGACCGGCCGCCGGTCAGCGACGCCTGGGTCTACGAGATCAAATACGACGGCTACCGCATGCTGGTGCGCTGCGACGGCCGCCAGGTGCGCCTGTTCAGCCGCAACGGCATCGAGTGGACCGAGCGGCTGCCGTCGCTGGTGCAGCGGCTGTCGGCCTTGCAAAGCCACAGCGGCTGGCTCGACGGCGAGATCGTCGTGATGGACGAGCACGGCCATACCGACTTCCATGCGCTGCAAGCCACGCTCGACAGTGGCGCGCCTCAAGTGGAGTACGTGGTCTTCGACGTGCCGTGGTGGGACGGCGAAGACCTGCGGGATCGGCCCCTGTCCCACCGTCTGCAGGCACTCGACGAAATCTTCGCGGCGCTGCCCGCCCAGCCAGGTCTGAGCCGCAGCAAACCCTTGGACCCGGGGTACGTCGGCCAGGCCGTGCTCCAAGCGGCCTGCCAGCTGGGCCTGGAGGGTTTGATCGGGAAGCGTCTGGACGCGCCCTACCGCAGCGGTCGTTCGCCCCATTGGATCAAGCTCAAATGCCGCTCCGAGCAGGAAGTCGTGATCGGCGGCTACACGGAGCCGCGCGGCAGCCGCGGGCACCTCGGGGCGCTGTTGGTCGGCGTGTGGGGCAAGGACGGCCAGCTCGACTATGCCGGGCGCGTCGGCAGCGGCTTCGATCAGGCCGGGCTGCAGGCGATGCGCGAGCGGCTGGCACCCGACGAGACAGCGCGCTGCCCCTTCCGCAGCAAGCCGTCACTGCCCGGCGCGCCGACGGTGCATTGGGTCGAGCCGGTCCATGTGGTACAGGTGCGTTACGCCAGCTGGACCCAGGAGGGCCTGCTGCGTCAGGCTTCGTTCGTCGGTGTGCGCGAAGACAAGCCGGTGCGCAAGGTGGTGCGCGAATTGCCGCAGACGGTGGCACAGGAGGACACCCCGATGCGCCCGAGCGCCACCCGCCTTGCCGGCCGCCCCGCCAGCCCTGCCGCCACCGCGGCACGCGCTTCGTTGCGCCGCAGCGGCGCCAGCAGCGATCCGAAGGCCAACAGCGTGGGCGGCGTGCGCGTCACCCACCCCGAGCGTCTGGTGTTCAGCGTGCCGCGCATCACCAAGCTCGAGGTGGTGCGCTACCACGAAGACATCGGCGAGTATCTGCTGCCCCATCTGGCGGCGCGCCCCTTGAGTCTGCTCAGGTGTCCGCAGGGCACCGGGGGCGAATGCTTCTTTCAGAAACACGTCGAGACCACCTTGCCGAGTGGCGTCGAAAGCGTGGAAGTCCCGGCCAGCGACGGCACCGACACGCTGGTGATGGTCAACAGCGTCGAAGGCATCGTCGCGCTGGCGCAGTACGGCAATGTCGAGTTCCATACCTGGGGCGCGCGAGCGCCCCGGCCCGACCGCCCCGACCGCATCACGATGGACCTCGACCCCGACCCGGACCTGCCGTGGGCGCAGGTGGTCGAAGCGGCCCAGCTGACCCGGGTGCTGCTCGAAGAACTGGGACTGGCGGCCTTCCTGAAGACCACCGGCGGCAAGGGCCTGCACATCGTCACGCCGATCAAGGCGACGCGCAGCTGGGACGAGGTCAAGGCCTTCACGAAAGGCCTGGCCTCGCGGCTCGCCAGCGTCGCGCCCCAGCGTTTCACCGCCCGGCTGTCGAAATCGAGTCGCGGCGGCCGCATCTTCATCGACTACCTGCGCAACGGGCGCGGCGCCACCGCGGTCGCGTCCTACTCCTTGCGCGCACGTGAAGGCGCCCCCGTCTCGGTGCCGCTGCACTGGGACGAGCTGTCGGCCAAGAAAGACGTGCGGGCCGAGCATTTCAACCTTCGCAACGCCGTGGCCCGGGCGCCCGAGTCGGAAACCGCGTGGCAGGACTACGCGGCACAGCGGCGCACGCTGACGGTCAAGATGTTCCGTGCGCTCGGCGTCGACCCTGGCAGCGCAGAGTCATAG
- a CDS encoding Ku protein, which yields MARVVWKGAITFGLVHIPVTLRAAARKNDLNFDWLDRRDMAPVGYRRINKRTGEAIESENIVKGYAYEPGEYVLMSDEDFRLANPEATQTVDILGFVDASRISPAYFEVPYYLEVGKRGEKGYALLREVMRSSGRAGLAKVVMHSKQHLAAVLVEGDVLLLNTMRFADEVLKADDVYVPDSDLKKVGVGERELEMAQRLVDEMSEDWQPEQYHDSYRDDLLSRIEAKIQAGQTHTLTPVGDEPAGKGEGAQVIDLMAALRQSVQRVERKPAAGDGGAKVKPMHVGGKTGADPSPASAGKQRAAADGASARRPTPARKTAASKTSASKSAATKSAAAKTAAARKTATAEPARRKRA from the coding sequence ATGGCTCGCGTAGTATGGAAAGGCGCTATCACCTTCGGCCTGGTGCACATCCCGGTGACACTGCGCGCCGCCGCTCGCAAGAACGACCTCAACTTCGACTGGCTGGACCGCCGTGACATGGCGCCGGTCGGCTACCGGCGCATCAACAAGCGCACCGGCGAGGCGATCGAGAGCGAGAACATCGTCAAGGGCTACGCCTACGAGCCGGGCGAATACGTGCTGATGTCCGACGAGGACTTCCGGCTCGCCAACCCCGAAGCCACGCAGACCGTCGACATCCTCGGCTTCGTCGACGCGAGCCGCATCTCGCCGGCCTATTTCGAAGTGCCCTACTACCTCGAGGTCGGCAAGCGCGGCGAAAAAGGCTACGCCCTGCTGCGCGAGGTGATGCGCAGCAGCGGCCGGGCGGGCCTCGCCAAGGTGGTGATGCACAGCAAGCAGCATCTGGCCGCGGTGCTCGTCGAGGGCGACGTGCTGCTGCTGAACACGATGCGCTTCGCCGACGAGGTGTTGAAGGCGGACGACGTGTACGTGCCCGACAGCGACCTGAAAAAGGTGGGCGTCGGCGAGCGCGAACTCGAAATGGCCCAGCGCCTGGTCGACGAGATGTCGGAGGACTGGCAGCCCGAGCAGTACCACGACAGCTACCGCGACGACTTGTTGAGTCGTATCGAGGCCAAGATCCAGGCCGGCCAGACGCACACGCTGACGCCGGTGGGTGACGAGCCGGCCGGCAAGGGCGAAGGCGCCCAGGTGATCGATTTGATGGCCGCCCTGCGCCAGAGTGTGCAGCGGGTGGAGCGCAAGCCAGCAGCGGGCGATGGGGGTGCCAAGGTCAAGCCGATGCATGTGGGTGGCAAGACCGGGGCAGATCCATCGCCCGCCTCCGCTGGCAAACAACGCGCGGCGGCCGACGGCGCGAGTGCGCGGCGGCCCACACCGGCCCGCAAGACGGCCGCCTCCAAGACCTCCGCGAGCAAAAGCGCCGCGACCAAATCGGCCGCCGCCAAGACGGCCGCCGCACGCAAGACGGCGACGGCCGAGCCGGCGCGGCGCAAACGGGCGTGA
- a CDS encoding response regulator gives MQTSQPRLLVVDDDRDMVAVLEDLLTRAGFIVDGVHCGAAMFAALAQRPYDLLLLDLRLQAEDGLALARRLRQQSRVPLVMISGSSDETDRVLLLELAADDFLVKPFSERELVARIRAVLRRHGSPALPVALPSADATPPPAGRGERLCFGPWVLDLRERELRKRSGEPCALTQGEFRLLEAFVRAPRRVWTRDQLLEQTRSLETEVFDRTIDVLILRLRRKIEANPKHPQYICTERGLGYLFAADVVPA, from the coding sequence TTGCAAACATCCCAACCGCGTCTGCTCGTGGTGGACGACGACCGCGACATGGTCGCCGTCCTGGAAGACCTGCTGACACGCGCCGGCTTCATCGTCGACGGTGTCCATTGCGGCGCCGCGATGTTCGCCGCGCTGGCGCAGCGGCCATACGACCTGCTGCTGCTCGACCTGCGCCTGCAGGCCGAAGACGGCCTGGCCTTGGCGCGCCGGCTACGGCAACAGTCGCGCGTGCCGCTGGTGATGATCAGCGGCAGCAGCGACGAAACCGACCGGGTGCTGCTGTTGGAGCTGGCTGCGGACGACTTTTTGGTCAAACCTTTCAGCGAACGCGAACTGGTGGCGCGCATCCGCGCTGTCTTGCGTCGCCACGGCAGCCCCGCCCTGCCCGTGGCGCTGCCCAGCGCCGATGCGACCCCCCCGCCCGCCGGCCGCGGTGAACGGCTGTGTTTCGGCCCCTGGGTGCTCGACCTGCGCGAGCGCGAATTGCGCAAGCGCAGCGGCGAACCCTGCGCGCTGACGCAAGGCGAGTTCCGTCTGCTGGAAGCATTCGTTCGCGCCCCTCGTCGCGTCTGGACCCGAGACCAACTGCTGGAGCAGACGCGCAGCCTCGAGACCGAGGTGTTCGACCGCACCATCGACGTCCTGATCCTGCGCCTGCGCCGCAAGATCGAGGCCAATCCCAAACATCCGCAGTACATCTGCACCGAACGCGGGCTGGGCTATCTGTTCGCGGCCGACGTGGTGCCGGCTTGA
- a CDS encoding ABC transporter substrate-binding protein, giving the protein MKHAHRPTLAALLLLALGLHGAAHAASIKISCGAVGQELEMCKQAAQAWAQKSGHEVQVVATPNDASERLALYQQVLSSRSDKIDVFQVDVVWPGMLASHLVDLKRYTQGAEKQHFPSIVANATVGPQLVAMPWFTDAGLLYYRKDLLAKHGQKPPTTWDELSASAKKIQDAERAAGNDKLWGYVWQGRAYEGLTCNALEWVASHGGGTIVDANGKVNVKNPQAIKAVQTAASWVGRISPTAVLNYGEEEARGVFQAGNAVYMRNWPYAWSLSQAEGSAVKGKVGVTMLPTGGAGGRHAATLGGQLLSVSKYSKHPDVAADLVMYMTSAAVQKERALKGSFNPTVSGLYKDADILKVNPFMGELHETFTNAVGRPATVTRSKYNQLSNQFWNAVHEVLSGKAKADAALSRLDATANRLGRGGKWE; this is encoded by the coding sequence ATGAAACATGCCCACCGCCCCACCCTCGCCGCCCTGCTGCTGTTGGCCCTTGGGCTCCACGGCGCCGCCCACGCCGCCTCGATCAAGATTTCGTGCGGCGCCGTCGGCCAGGAACTCGAGATGTGCAAGCAGGCCGCGCAGGCCTGGGCCCAGAAGTCCGGCCACGAGGTGCAGGTGGTGGCCACGCCCAACGACGCGAGCGAACGGCTGGCGCTGTACCAGCAGGTGCTGAGCTCGCGTTCGGACAAGATCGACGTGTTCCAGGTCGACGTGGTGTGGCCCGGCATGCTGGCCAGCCACCTGGTCGACCTGAAGCGCTACACCCAGGGTGCCGAAAAGCAGCACTTCCCCAGCATTGTCGCCAACGCCACGGTGGGGCCGCAGCTGGTCGCGATGCCCTGGTTCACCGATGCCGGCCTGCTCTACTACCGCAAGGACCTGCTCGCCAAGCATGGTCAAAAACCGCCCACCACCTGGGACGAGCTGAGCGCAAGCGCGAAGAAGATCCAGGACGCCGAGCGCGCTGCCGGCAACGACAAGCTGTGGGGCTATGTCTGGCAGGGCCGTGCCTACGAGGGGCTGACCTGCAACGCCCTCGAGTGGGTGGCGAGCCATGGCGGCGGCACCATCGTCGATGCCAATGGCAAGGTCAACGTCAAGAACCCGCAGGCGATCAAGGCGGTACAGACCGCGGCGAGCTGGGTCGGCCGCATTTCGCCGACCGCCGTGCTGAACTACGGCGAGGAAGAAGCGCGCGGCGTGTTCCAGGCCGGCAACGCCGTCTACATGCGCAACTGGCCTTACGCCTGGTCGCTGTCGCAGGCCGAGGGCAGCGCGGTCAAGGGCAAGGTCGGCGTGACCATGCTGCCGACCGGCGGTGCGGGCGGGCGCCATGCCGCGACGCTGGGCGGGCAGCTGCTCTCCGTCTCGAAGTACTCCAAGCATCCCGACGTGGCGGCCGACCTGGTGATGTACATGACCAGCGCGGCCGTGCAGAAGGAGCGGGCCTTGAAAGGGTCGTTCAACCCGACCGTCAGCGGGCTGTACAAGGACGCCGACATCCTCAAGGTCAACCCCTTCATGGGCGAGCTGCACGAGACCTTCACCAACGCGGTGGGCCGGCCGGCCACCGTCACGCGCAGCAAGTACAACCAGCTGAGCAACCAGTTCTGGAACGCAGTGCACGAGGTGCTGTCGGGCAAGGCCAAGGCCGACGCGGCGCTGAGCCGGCTGGACGCCACCGCGAACCGCCTGGGCCGTGGCGGCAAGTGGGAATGA